A single Pristis pectinata isolate sPriPec2 chromosome 6, sPriPec2.1.pri, whole genome shotgun sequence DNA region contains:
- the wdr53 gene encoding WD repeat-containing protein 53 isoform X3, protein MEIGRDNMATKWTAGDSPVLCLDVSRGGLVASGAEEGALAVWNIQGSTIGRLNLEGDDVTCVSFSHKCESIVYASHGEAISALDIRSLKEPIECFHVNEDEINCISINETDSHLAAADDSGSIKIIDLASKQVTRCLQKHSNICSCVTFRPQWPQSLLSCGLDMQVMLWNLQKTRPVWTVNLQDLAEEEEDNQQIAGCQLFNPPLAHFTSVASCGNVFACGAEDGKIRLFRVTGARFELERGFCGHSLGVSQVHFLNSISHPYWLISGGNDAKVLLWDLGEQILTGDKRPSKSSRQKSKVGCTTKKAVRSKGVAHGAKGNRKNQSYHVLPKLSIDHGEKVNWISAVEVKGSERIFIADQSCQISLYPLRDL, encoded by the exons ATGGAGATAGgccgag aTAATATGGCCACCAAGTGGACTGCAGGGGATTCTCCAGTCCTGTGCCTAGATGTCAGCCGTGGAGGTCTTGTGGCATCAGGAGCTGAGGAGGGAGCCCTTGCGGTCTGGAACATCCAGGGTTCCACCATTGGTCGTCTGAATCTAGAGGGTGATGATGTCACTTGTGTATCATTCTCACACAAGTGTGAAAGTATAGTCTATGCATCTCATGGTGAAGCAATAAGTGCACTAGATATTCGATCTCTTAAGGAGCCCATTGAGTGCTTCCATGTGAATGAAGATGAAATAAATTGCATCTCTATCAATGAAACAGACAGTCATCTTGCAGCTGCAGATGATTCTGGATCCATAAAGATCATAGACTTGGCTAGCAAGCAGGTCACCCGCTGTCTACAAAAACACTCAAATATTTGCTCCTGTGTAACTTTTCGACCTCAATGGCCACAGAGTCTGCTTTCCTGTGGATTAGATATGCAG GTCATGCTGTGGAACTTGCAGAAAACTCGACCAGTTTGGACTGTGAACCTTCAGGATCTGGCAGAAGAGGAAGAAGACAATCAGCAGATAGCAGGGTGCCAACTTTTTAATCCACCATTGGCTCATTTCACATCAGTTGCCAGTTGTGGTAATGTATTTGCCTGTGGGGCTGAAGATGGCAAAATACGTTTATTCAGAGTAACAGGAGCAAGGTTTGAGTTGGAACGTGGATTCTGCGGTCACAGTTTGGGTGTTTCTCAAGTCCATTTTCTGAACTCTATATCCCATCCTTATTGGTTGATTTCTGGAGGGAATGATGCTAAAGTCCTGTTGTGGGACCTTGGTGAACAAATCTTAACAGGTGACAAACGACCCTCAAAATCATCTAGGCAAAAATCAAAAGTTGGCTGCACTACTAAGAAAGCAGTTAGGTCCAAAGGAGTTGCCCATGGTGCAAAAGGCAACAGAAAAAATCAAAGTTATCATGTTTTGCCAAAGCTCAGTATTGATCATGGAGAAAAGGTGAACTGGATTTctgctgtggaggtaaagggttCTGAAAGAATATTCATTGCTGACCAGAGTTGTCAGATATCACTATACCCTCTCAGAGACCTATAG
- the wdr53 gene encoding WD repeat-containing protein 53 isoform X2 yields MGRRSQEQSERVAADNMATKWTAGDSPVLCLDVSRGGLVASGAEEGALAVWNIQGSTIGRLNLEGDDVTCVSFSHKCESIVYASHGEAISALDIRSLKEPIECFHVNEDEINCISINETDSHLAAADDSGSIKIIDLASKQVTRCLQKHSNICSCVTFRPQWPQSLLSCGLDMQVMLWNLQKTRPVWTVNLQDLAEEEEDNQQIAGCQLFNPPLAHFTSVASCGNVFACGAEDGKIRLFRVTGARFELERGFCGHSLGVSQVHFLNSISHPYWLISGGNDAKVLLWDLGEQILTGDKRPSKSSRQKSKVGCTTKKAVRSKGVAHGAKGNRKNQSYHVLPKLSIDHGEKVNWISAVEVKGSERIFIADQSCQISLYPLRDL; encoded by the exons ATGGGGAGAAGGAGTCAGGAACAATCGGAGCGGGTGGCTGCTG aTAATATGGCCACCAAGTGGACTGCAGGGGATTCTCCAGTCCTGTGCCTAGATGTCAGCCGTGGAGGTCTTGTGGCATCAGGAGCTGAGGAGGGAGCCCTTGCGGTCTGGAACATCCAGGGTTCCACCATTGGTCGTCTGAATCTAGAGGGTGATGATGTCACTTGTGTATCATTCTCACACAAGTGTGAAAGTATAGTCTATGCATCTCATGGTGAAGCAATAAGTGCACTAGATATTCGATCTCTTAAGGAGCCCATTGAGTGCTTCCATGTGAATGAAGATGAAATAAATTGCATCTCTATCAATGAAACAGACAGTCATCTTGCAGCTGCAGATGATTCTGGATCCATAAAGATCATAGACTTGGCTAGCAAGCAGGTCACCCGCTGTCTACAAAAACACTCAAATATTTGCTCCTGTGTAACTTTTCGACCTCAATGGCCACAGAGTCTGCTTTCCTGTGGATTAGATATGCAG GTCATGCTGTGGAACTTGCAGAAAACTCGACCAGTTTGGACTGTGAACCTTCAGGATCTGGCAGAAGAGGAAGAAGACAATCAGCAGATAGCAGGGTGCCAACTTTTTAATCCACCATTGGCTCATTTCACATCAGTTGCCAGTTGTGGTAATGTATTTGCCTGTGGGGCTGAAGATGGCAAAATACGTTTATTCAGAGTAACAGGAGCAAGGTTTGAGTTGGAACGTGGATTCTGCGGTCACAGTTTGGGTGTTTCTCAAGTCCATTTTCTGAACTCTATATCCCATCCTTATTGGTTGATTTCTGGAGGGAATGATGCTAAAGTCCTGTTGTGGGACCTTGGTGAACAAATCTTAACAGGTGACAAACGACCCTCAAAATCATCTAGGCAAAAATCAAAAGTTGGCTGCACTACTAAGAAAGCAGTTAGGTCCAAAGGAGTTGCCCATGGTGCAAAAGGCAACAGAAAAAATCAAAGTTATCATGTTTTGCCAAAGCTCAGTATTGATCATGGAGAAAAGGTGAACTGGATTTctgctgtggaggtaaagggttCTGAAAGAATATTCATTGCTGACCAGAGTTGTCAGATATCACTATACCCTCTCAGAGACCTATAG
- the wdr53 gene encoding WD repeat-containing protein 53 isoform X1, with product MGLRGWVEGEQWWGALFWGDGTFKRELVVTGGCRVVSGCIEGWQEEKGCGNNMATKWTAGDSPVLCLDVSRGGLVASGAEEGALAVWNIQGSTIGRLNLEGDDVTCVSFSHKCESIVYASHGEAISALDIRSLKEPIECFHVNEDEINCISINETDSHLAAADDSGSIKIIDLASKQVTRCLQKHSNICSCVTFRPQWPQSLLSCGLDMQVMLWNLQKTRPVWTVNLQDLAEEEEDNQQIAGCQLFNPPLAHFTSVASCGNVFACGAEDGKIRLFRVTGARFELERGFCGHSLGVSQVHFLNSISHPYWLISGGNDAKVLLWDLGEQILTGDKRPSKSSRQKSKVGCTTKKAVRSKGVAHGAKGNRKNQSYHVLPKLSIDHGEKVNWISAVEVKGSERIFIADQSCQISLYPLRDL from the exons ATGGGTTTGCGAGGCTGGGTGGAGGGTGAACAGTGGTGGGGGGCTTTGTTTTGGGGAGAtggaactttcaaaagagaattggttgTGACTGGAGGGTGTCGAGTAGTGAGTGGATGCATTGAAGGGTGGCAAGAAGAGAAGGGCTGTGGAA aTAATATGGCCACCAAGTGGACTGCAGGGGATTCTCCAGTCCTGTGCCTAGATGTCAGCCGTGGAGGTCTTGTGGCATCAGGAGCTGAGGAGGGAGCCCTTGCGGTCTGGAACATCCAGGGTTCCACCATTGGTCGTCTGAATCTAGAGGGTGATGATGTCACTTGTGTATCATTCTCACACAAGTGTGAAAGTATAGTCTATGCATCTCATGGTGAAGCAATAAGTGCACTAGATATTCGATCTCTTAAGGAGCCCATTGAGTGCTTCCATGTGAATGAAGATGAAATAAATTGCATCTCTATCAATGAAACAGACAGTCATCTTGCAGCTGCAGATGATTCTGGATCCATAAAGATCATAGACTTGGCTAGCAAGCAGGTCACCCGCTGTCTACAAAAACACTCAAATATTTGCTCCTGTGTAACTTTTCGACCTCAATGGCCACAGAGTCTGCTTTCCTGTGGATTAGATATGCAG GTCATGCTGTGGAACTTGCAGAAAACTCGACCAGTTTGGACTGTGAACCTTCAGGATCTGGCAGAAGAGGAAGAAGACAATCAGCAGATAGCAGGGTGCCAACTTTTTAATCCACCATTGGCTCATTTCACATCAGTTGCCAGTTGTGGTAATGTATTTGCCTGTGGGGCTGAAGATGGCAAAATACGTTTATTCAGAGTAACAGGAGCAAGGTTTGAGTTGGAACGTGGATTCTGCGGTCACAGTTTGGGTGTTTCTCAAGTCCATTTTCTGAACTCTATATCCCATCCTTATTGGTTGATTTCTGGAGGGAATGATGCTAAAGTCCTGTTGTGGGACCTTGGTGAACAAATCTTAACAGGTGACAAACGACCCTCAAAATCATCTAGGCAAAAATCAAAAGTTGGCTGCACTACTAAGAAAGCAGTTAGGTCCAAAGGAGTTGCCCATGGTGCAAAAGGCAACAGAAAAAATCAAAGTTATCATGTTTTGCCAAAGCTCAGTATTGATCATGGAGAAAAGGTGAACTGGATTTctgctgtggaggtaaagggttCTGAAAGAATATTCATTGCTGACCAGAGTTGTCAGATATCACTATACCCTCTCAGAGACCTATAG
- the wdr53 gene encoding WD repeat-containing protein 53 isoform X4 — MATKWTAGDSPVLCLDVSRGGLVASGAEEGALAVWNIQGSTIGRLNLEGDDVTCVSFSHKCESIVYASHGEAISALDIRSLKEPIECFHVNEDEINCISINETDSHLAAADDSGSIKIIDLASKQVTRCLQKHSNICSCVTFRPQWPQSLLSCGLDMQVMLWNLQKTRPVWTVNLQDLAEEEEDNQQIAGCQLFNPPLAHFTSVASCGNVFACGAEDGKIRLFRVTGARFELERGFCGHSLGVSQVHFLNSISHPYWLISGGNDAKVLLWDLGEQILTGDKRPSKSSRQKSKVGCTTKKAVRSKGVAHGAKGNRKNQSYHVLPKLSIDHGEKVNWISAVEVKGSERIFIADQSCQISLYPLRDL; from the exons ATGGCCACCAAGTGGACTGCAGGGGATTCTCCAGTCCTGTGCCTAGATGTCAGCCGTGGAGGTCTTGTGGCATCAGGAGCTGAGGAGGGAGCCCTTGCGGTCTGGAACATCCAGGGTTCCACCATTGGTCGTCTGAATCTAGAGGGTGATGATGTCACTTGTGTATCATTCTCACACAAGTGTGAAAGTATAGTCTATGCATCTCATGGTGAAGCAATAAGTGCACTAGATATTCGATCTCTTAAGGAGCCCATTGAGTGCTTCCATGTGAATGAAGATGAAATAAATTGCATCTCTATCAATGAAACAGACAGTCATCTTGCAGCTGCAGATGATTCTGGATCCATAAAGATCATAGACTTGGCTAGCAAGCAGGTCACCCGCTGTCTACAAAAACACTCAAATATTTGCTCCTGTGTAACTTTTCGACCTCAATGGCCACAGAGTCTGCTTTCCTGTGGATTAGATATGCAG GTCATGCTGTGGAACTTGCAGAAAACTCGACCAGTTTGGACTGTGAACCTTCAGGATCTGGCAGAAGAGGAAGAAGACAATCAGCAGATAGCAGGGTGCCAACTTTTTAATCCACCATTGGCTCATTTCACATCAGTTGCCAGTTGTGGTAATGTATTTGCCTGTGGGGCTGAAGATGGCAAAATACGTTTATTCAGAGTAACAGGAGCAAGGTTTGAGTTGGAACGTGGATTCTGCGGTCACAGTTTGGGTGTTTCTCAAGTCCATTTTCTGAACTCTATATCCCATCCTTATTGGTTGATTTCTGGAGGGAATGATGCTAAAGTCCTGTTGTGGGACCTTGGTGAACAAATCTTAACAGGTGACAAACGACCCTCAAAATCATCTAGGCAAAAATCAAAAGTTGGCTGCACTACTAAGAAAGCAGTTAGGTCCAAAGGAGTTGCCCATGGTGCAAAAGGCAACAGAAAAAATCAAAGTTATCATGTTTTGCCAAAGCTCAGTATTGATCATGGAGAAAAGGTGAACTGGATTTctgctgtggaggtaaagggttCTGAAAGAATATTCATTGCTGACCAGAGTTGTCAGATATCACTATACCCTCTCAGAGACCTATAG
- the LOC127571230 gene encoding RNA-directed DNA polymerase from mobile element jockey isoform X2, with protein MGRVAKWVENWLVGRKQRVEIKGSRSGWLPVTSGVPQGSVLGPLLFTLYINDLDDGINGCVAKFADDTKISGGVGSIEEIERMQRDLDSLGEWARKWQMRFNVEKCAVVHFGSRNKRVDYYLEGEKIDSAVVQRDLGVLVQDTLKVNHQVGSVVKKANAMLAFISRGIVYKSKDVLMRLYAALVRPHLEYCVQFWAPHLRKDVLTLERVQRRFTRMIPGMKGLKYDERLSALGLYSLEYRRMRGDLVATFKMLTGKDRVDVARLFPLVGVSRTRGHNLRIRGYSFKTEMRRSFFTQRVVKLWNSLPRTAVEARSVGVFKEEIDRYLNSQGIKGYGDKAGKWD; from the coding sequence atgggcagggtagcaaaatgggtggagaattggctggttggcaggaagcaaagggtggaaataaaaggatctcgttctggttggttaccggttactagtggtgtgccgcaagggtcggtgttggggcctctcctttttactttgtacatcaatgatttggatgatggaataaatggttgtgtggctaagtttgcggatgacaccaagataagtggaggagtagggagcatagaggaaatagaaagaatgcagagggacctagacagtttaggagaatgggcaaggaaatggcagatgagattcaatgttgagaaatgtgcagttgtacactttggaagtagaaataagcgggtagattattatctagaaggagagaagattgatagtgcggtagtacaaagggacttgggggtactcgtacaagataccttaaaagttaaccaccaggttggatcggtggttaagaaagcgaatgctatgttggcattcatctcgagaggtatagtgtataaaagtaaggacgtgttgatgaggctctacgcggcgctagtgaggcctcatttggaatactgtgtgcagttttgggccccgcatcttaggaaggatgtgctgacgttggagagggttcagaggagatttacgagaatgattccaggaatgaaagggcttaagtatgatgagcgtttgtcggctcttggactgtactcgctggagtacagaaggatgagaggggacctcgtagcgacatttaaaatgttgacaggtaaggatagagtagatgtggctaggctgtttcccttggtgggcgtgtccaggaccagagggcacaatcttagaattagagggtacagtttcaagacagagatgaggagaagtttctttacccagagggtggtgaaattgtggaactccttgccacgcacagcagtggaggccagatcagtgggggtattcaaggaggagatagacagatatctaaatagtcagggtatcaagggatatggggataaggctggcaaatgggattag